The following proteins are encoded in a genomic region of Acidobacteriota bacterium:
- the thrA gene encoding bifunctional aspartate kinase/homoserine dehydrogenase I, with product MKVLKFGGSSVGSSETIEQVVNIIRRTRADGPCAVVLSAMQGTTDSLIEVGRSAERGHDGYIEILSNIGERHVAAIRELFSDGDRFSIADFIETTVKELEDLCEGVRLIRELSPKTLDRILSFGEIVASKIVAAKLAVDGIDNEWTDSRLLIRTDSGHGFATVDFAETNKRIKGHLDQSSIGLHIFPGFISSDSAGYTTTLGRGGSDYTAAIIAAAIDADVLEIWTDVSGMMTADPRFVRNVRQISHITYREAMELSHFGAKVIYPPTIQPVMAKGIPILVKNTFEPDDHGTLIESESAAKSGMIRGITSIDKITVLSLEGSGMVGIPGFSKRLFDALSRASINVILITQSSSEHSICVAIEDKFASEAKQAVDREFEYEIAVGRIEPLGVENGFSILALVGDNMKEHTGVSGKMFTTLGNNGINIHAIAQGSSERNISAIISSKDVRKAVNTLHEEFFSDGNKQINIFIAGVGTVGSRLIDQLRAQHQHLSDELRLNVRVVGIANSRQALLAEEGIDLSEYKDSLAAAPAMKITDFADSIIEQNLRNSVFVDVTASSDVVGVYGKLLAKSISVIACNKVAASSEYEKYSSLKGTAREFGTNFFFETNVGAGLPVINTLNDLLRSGDRVNRIEAVLSGTLNFVFNNYDGTCKFAEVVRQAQNEGYTEPDPRLDLSGTDVARKILILAREAGHRIEMVDIANTAFLPESCMAGDVDDFYAEMERQEPHFRNLLDNAHAQGLKLKYIASFNDGKAAVGLQSIGPDHNFANLSGKDNAVLFYTNRYSEQPLVIKGAGAGADVTAAGVFADIIRAAR from the coding sequence ATGAAGGTCCTTAAATTCGGCGGGTCGTCCGTGGGCAGCTCCGAAACAATAGAACAAGTAGTCAATATAATCCGACGTACGCGAGCTGACGGTCCGTGCGCGGTCGTGCTTTCGGCGATGCAGGGTACAACCGACTCACTGATCGAAGTCGGCCGATCCGCCGAACGAGGCCATGACGGATATATCGAGATCCTTAGCAACATTGGCGAAAGGCATGTTGCCGCGATACGCGAGCTTTTTAGCGACGGTGACCGTTTCTCTATCGCAGATTTCATAGAGACAACTGTTAAGGAACTCGAAGACCTTTGTGAAGGTGTCCGACTGATCCGCGAACTCTCGCCCAAGACGCTTGATCGTATCCTCAGTTTTGGCGAGATCGTCGCGTCGAAAATTGTTGCCGCCAAACTCGCCGTTGACGGCATAGATAACGAATGGACAGACAGCCGTTTACTGATCCGCACTGATTCGGGCCACGGATTTGCGACAGTCGATTTCGCTGAAACCAACAAGCGCATCAAAGGACACCTTGATCAATCGTCCATCGGCCTTCACATTTTTCCGGGCTTTATTTCGTCGGACTCAGCCGGATATACAACCACTCTCGGACGCGGAGGCTCTGACTATACGGCGGCGATCATCGCAGCCGCGATCGACGCGGACGTACTGGAGATCTGGACCGATGTTTCGGGAATGATGACCGCAGATCCGCGGTTTGTTCGAAACGTGAGACAAATTTCACACATTACATATCGCGAAGCGATGGAGTTGTCGCACTTTGGTGCCAAGGTCATCTATCCGCCGACGATCCAGCCGGTAATGGCCAAGGGCATTCCGATCCTTGTCAAGAATACATTCGAACCCGATGATCACGGCACTCTGATCGAATCGGAATCTGCCGCAAAATCAGGGATGATCCGCGGCATCACAAGCATCGACAAGATCACTGTCCTCAGCCTCGAGGGAAGCGGAATGGTCGGGATTCCCGGCTTTTCAAAGCGTTTGTTCGACGCGCTTTCGCGTGCTTCGATCAACGTCATTCTTATAACTCAGAGTTCTTCCGAACACTCGATCTGCGTTGCGATAGAAGACAAATTTGCGAGTGAAGCGAAACAAGCCGTTGATCGGGAATTTGAATACGAGATAGCCGTCGGCCGAATAGAACCGCTGGGCGTCGAAAACGGCTTTTCGATACTCGCACTCGTCGGCGATAACATGAAGGAACACACCGGCGTCAGCGGCAAAATGTTCACTACGTTGGGCAACAATGGCATCAATATTCACGCCATTGCTCAGGGCTCCAGCGAACGTAACATCTCGGCTATCATCTCATCAAAAGATGTGCGAAAGGCCGTCAACACACTGCACGAAGAGTTTTTCTCGGATGGCAATAAGCAGATCAACATTTTCATTGCCGGCGTCGGAACGGTCGGCAGCCGTTTGATAGATCAACTCCGTGCACAGCATCAACACCTTTCGGACGAACTGAGATTGAACGTTCGAGTCGTTGGAATAGCGAATAGCAGACAAGCCTTGCTTGCCGAAGAAGGCATTGACCTCTCCGAATATAAAGACAGCCTCGCCGCTGCTCCGGCGATGAAAATCACGGACTTTGCAGATTCGATCATTGAACAGAACCTGCGTAATTCAGTGTTCGTCGATGTCACCGCGAGTTCGGATGTTGTTGGCGTCTATGGCAAACTTCTGGCGAAAAGTATTTCAGTCATCGCCTGCAACAAGGTCGCCGCTTCGTCGGAATACGAGAAATACTCAAGTTTGAAAGGCACGGCACGGGAATTCGGCACAAACTTTTTCTTCGAAACAAATGTCGGTGCCGGGTTGCCGGTCATCAATACACTTAACGATCTATTAAGAAGCGGCGACCGTGTGAACCGTATCGAAGCCGTGCTCTCGGGCACACTCAATTTTGTTTTCAACAACTACGACGGCACATGCAAATTTGCCGAGGTCGTCCGGCAAGCTCAGAACGAAGGTTACACCGAACCGGATCCGCGGCTCGACCTGAGCGGAACTGATGTCGCCCGAAAGATCCTGATCCTCGCCCGCGAGGCCGGACATCGCATCGAAATGGTGGACATCGCGAACACAGCATTCTTGCCCGAATCATGCATGGCCGGAGATGTCGATGATTTTTATGCCGAGATGGAAAGACAAGAGCCTCATTTCCGCAACCTGCTCGACAATGCTCACGCTCAAGGCCTGAAGCTCAAATATATCGCATCGTTCAATGACGGCAAGGCTGCTGTCGGACTGCAATCGATCGGTCCCGACCACAACTTTGCCAACCTGTCGGGCAAGGACAATGCCGTTCTCTTTTATACAAATCGGTACAGCGAACAGCCGCTTGTAATAAAGGGAGCCGGAGCCGGAGCAGACGTGACGGCGGCCGGAGTTTTTGCCGACATTATTCGTGCGGCCCGGTAA
- a CDS encoding pirin family protein, with protein MSAVTKKVEKIVAPPPKHWVGDGFDVHGFFPHGPLTGARMSPFFLLDYNALTNFPPREEPFGVGPHPHRGFETVTIAYKGKVAHHDSRGNGGVIGEGDVQWMTAGSGLLHKEYHEQEYNRQGGPFQMVQLWVNLPAKDKMTEPKYQAITNAEMGRVALESGGEVEIIAGEFAGVKGPATTFSPVHLYNLKIKKGERVELDHPDGYTTAILAIQGSAKFNGTETLPTNHLALFERDGEHITVDAIEDSVLLVMSGEPLNEPIAQYGPFLMNTKEEIAQAMRDYQMGKFGQLD; from the coding sequence ATGTCTGCTGTTACCAAAAAGGTTGAAAAGATCGTCGCCCCGCCGCCTAAACATTGGGTTGGTGACGGATTTGACGTACACGGATTCTTTCCCCACGGGCCTCTGACCGGAGCGAGGATGAGCCCTTTCTTCTTGCTCGATTACAATGCTCTGACTAACTTTCCGCCGCGTGAAGAACCGTTTGGCGTCGGGCCCCATCCGCATCGTGGGTTTGAGACGGTGACGATCGCATACAAAGGTAAGGTTGCGCATCACGACAGCCGCGGCAACGGCGGCGTGATCGGCGAAGGCGACGTTCAGTGGATGACGGCCGGCAGCGGGCTGCTCCACAAGGAATATCACGAACAGGAATACAACCGTCAGGGCGGACCATTCCAAATGGTACAGCTTTGGGTCAATCTGCCTGCAAAGGACAAGATGACCGAGCCGAAATATCAGGCGATCACTAACGCCGAGATGGGACGTGTCGCACTCGAGAGCGGCGGCGAGGTCGAGATAATTGCGGGTGAGTTCGCTGGTGTAAAAGGACCGGCGACGACGTTTTCACCGGTGCATCTTTACAACCTAAAGATAAAAAAAGGTGAAAGAGTCGAACTTGATCATCCCGATGGATACACGACAGCGATACTGGCTATCCAAGGCTCGGCAAAGTTCAATGGAACCGAAACGTTGCCGACCAACCATCTTGCCCTATTCGAACGCGACGGTGAGCACATTACCGTCGACGCGATCGAAGACAGCGTTCTGCTGGTCATGAGCGGCGAACCTTTGAACGAACCGATCGCCCAATACGGACCATTCCTAATGAACACCAAAGAGGAGATCGCCCAGGCGATGCGTGATTATCAGATGGGGAAATTCGGCCAATTGGATTGA
- a CDS encoding class I SAM-dependent methyltransferase has protein sequence MIFTEEIIEYAERFTSDESPVLSSLREHCYANFEDKAMLSGFVQGRLLAMFTHMIKPQVVLEIGTYLGYSALCFAEGLADGGKVITLDIQEDTNAVARSFVEKSEFHDRIEFHLGFATDIIPTLEETFDLVFIDADKPNYSHYYDLVFDKVRSGGFIIADNVLWSGHVLEDEKDENTQALHEYNQKILADDRVENILLPIRDGLMVSRKR, from the coding sequence ATGATATTTACAGAAGAGATCATTGAATACGCAGAACGGTTTACTTCCGACGAGAGCCCTGTCCTGAGTTCACTGCGCGAACATTGCTATGCCAATTTCGAAGACAAGGCGATGCTGTCGGGATTTGTCCAAGGTCGTTTGTTGGCGATGTTCACACACATGATCAAGCCGCAGGTCGTACTCGAGATAGGTACCTATCTTGGCTACTCGGCACTGTGTTTTGCCGAAGGCCTAGCCGACGGCGGTAAGGTAATTACATTAGATATACAGGAAGACACCAACGCCGTCGCGCGCTCGTTCGTCGAAAAGAGTGAGTTTCACGACCGCATCGAGTTTCACCTTGGTTTTGCGACCGACATCATACCGACGCTCGAAGAGACGTTCGATCTTGTATTCATCGACGCCGACAAACCGAACTATTCGCATTATTACGATCTCGTTTTCGACAAAGTGAGGTCCGGCGGCTTCATAATTGCTGACAACGTCCTCTGGAGCGGCCATGTCCTCGAAGACGAAAAGGACGAGAACACTCAGGCCCTGCACGAATATAATCAAAAGATCCTTGCGGACGACCGCGTCGAAAATATTCTCTTGCCGATCCGCGATGGATTGATGGTGTCGAGAAAAAGGTAA
- a CDS encoding response regulator transcription factor produces MIKLLLIENQPLTRLGINSVIGGEADIEIVGETDAAADGFRRFRELSPDVTILGLRFPDSCSIDDLDDYFAERPKAKIIVLAEHAGDGEISRALKKGAAGYICKDVSPGELLTAIRTVAAGKKYIPDDIAQILSEHIGQEELTDAETNVLRMVVGGMSNKEIAFALDKSENTIKTHVQNIFGKIGVSDRTSAATTAIKRGLVRVDL; encoded by the coding sequence TTGATCAAGTTACTACTCATCGAAAACCAGCCTCTCACGCGCCTCGGCATTAATTCGGTCATCGGCGGCGAAGCTGATATCGAGATCGTCGGTGAGACCGACGCTGCGGCCGACGGTTTTCGCCGGTTTCGTGAATTGTCTCCGGACGTGACGATATTAGGGCTGCGTTTTCCTGATTCGTGCTCGATCGATGACCTTGATGATTATTTTGCCGAGCGGCCGAAAGCGAAGATCATTGTCCTCGCTGAACACGCCGGTGATGGAGAAATTTCACGTGCACTTAAGAAAGGTGCCGCAGGATATATCTGCAAAGACGTGTCGCCGGGCGAACTGCTTACTGCCATTCGAACCGTCGCCGCGGGTAAAAAGTATATTCCGGACGATATTGCACAGATACTCAGCGAACACATCGGCCAGGAAGAACTCACAGACGCCGAAACAAACGTCCTCCGGATGGTCGTCGGCGGTATGTCGAACAAAGAGATCGCCTTTGCACTCGACAAGTCCGAGAATACGATAAAAACCCACGTTCAAAATATCTTTGGCAAGATCGGTGTTTCCGACCGGACGTCGGCAGCCACCACGGCAATAAAACGCGGTTTGGTAAGAGTAGATCTATGA
- the msrB gene encoding peptide-methionine (R)-S-oxide reductase MsrB produces the protein MTLKLVLPLLALIAISSAAFVTAPVQPAIASSIRTIPTPTKKSAVKTIAEITFVEGEFDGVVIARSEAEWKKLLSPNAYYVLRKEGTERAYTGALTDNKKKGTYYCAACGLALFSSAAKYDSETGWPSFFEPIFKKNVTEKADNLLSEERIEVECARCGSHLGHVFDDGPEPTGLRYCMNSVALKFKESK, from the coding sequence ATGACACTCAAGCTCGTTTTACCTTTACTCGCATTGATCGCAATTTCTTCTGCGGCTTTCGTTACCGCACCTGTTCAGCCCGCGATCGCATCATCTATCCGCACAATCCCGACGCCGACCAAAAAGTCAGCGGTCAAGACGATCGCGGAGATCACGTTCGTTGAGGGGGAATTTGATGGCGTTGTCATTGCTCGAAGCGAGGCCGAATGGAAAAAGCTGCTTTCGCCGAACGCATACTATGTTCTTCGAAAGGAAGGCACAGAACGAGCCTATACCGGAGCCCTGACCGACAATAAGAAAAAGGGTACGTATTACTGTGCGGCTTGCGGGCTCGCCCTTTTCAGTTCCGCCGCAAAGTATGATTCGGAGACCGGATGGCCCAGCTTTTTCGAGCCGATCTTCAAAAAGAACGTCACCGAAAAGGCGGACAATCTGCTTTCCGAAGAACGCATCGAAGTCGAATGTGCACGGTGCGGCTCACACCTCGGGCATGTATTTGACGATGGCCCGGAACCGACAGGTTTGCGTTACTGCATGAATTCGGTGGCCTTAAAGTTCAAGGAATCGAAATAA
- a CDS encoding fasciclin domain-containing protein, with protein sequence MKSFFALVVLALGVSFGASAASAQDKTIVGIAAGSSAHTTLVAAVSAAGLVDTLNGTGPFTVFAPVNGAFDKLPAGTVATLLKPENKAMLTKILTYHVVAGNLDSKAVAKAIKKGNGTAVLTTVSGGKLSAMMEGTNVVLMDEKGGKSIITAVDLKGSNGVIHVIDTIVMPN encoded by the coding sequence ATGAAATCATTTTTTGCATTAGTTGTTTTAGCGTTAGGAGTTAGTTTTGGTGCGTCTGCTGCTTCGGCTCAAGACAAGACGATCGTCGGCATCGCTGCCGGTTCGTCTGCCCACACCACATTAGTTGCCGCAGTTTCGGCTGCAGGTTTGGTCGATACGCTCAATGGAACGGGACCGTTCACTGTCTTTGCTCCGGTAAACGGTGCCTTTGACAAGCTTCCGGCCGGAACGGTAGCTACGCTTCTCAAACCTGAGAACAAGGCAATGCTTACCAAGATCCTTACTTATCACGTTGTCGCGGGCAACCTAGATTCAAAGGCAGTCGCAAAAGCGATCAAGAAAGGCAACGGAACGGCCGTACTTACAACCGTCTCGGGCGGAAAGCTTTCGGCAATGATGGAAGGCACAAACGTCGTCTTGATGGACGAAAAAGGCGGCAAGTCGATCATCACCGCAGTTGACCTGAAAGGTTCGAACGGCGTGATCCACGTCATCGATACAATTGTAATGCCGAACTAA
- a CDS encoding n-acetylglutamate synthase: protein MSKINYDGRKFGAVQNSATGEVGAETVFHYQQSGNIVTAVYNGGDIISGHLIAFCDAEGGLEMRYHHINRSSELMTGICNSTPEILTDGRIRLHEKWQWTSGDMSYGESILEEIPNPNQPR from the coding sequence ATGAGCAAGATCAATTATGACGGCCGTAAGTTCGGGGCGGTCCAAAATTCTGCAACCGGCGAGGTCGGAGCCGAGACGGTCTTTCATTACCAACAGTCCGGCAACATTGTCACAGCCGTTTACAATGGAGGCGACATCATCTCGGGCCATCTTATCGCGTTCTGCGATGCCGAAGGCGGACTCGAAATGCGGTATCACCATATCAATCGGAGCAGTGAACTGATGACGGGGATCTGCAATTCGACGCCCGAGATCCTTACCGACGGCCGCATTCGTTTGCATGAAAAATGGCAATGGACGAGCGGCGATATGTCGTACGGCGAATCGATCCTTGAAGAAATTCCCAACCCGAACCAGCCTCGCTGA
- a CDS encoding RecX family transcriptional regulator — protein sequence MRRRYTKIEEGDRKVSDVERSRERTMNRAVKLLAAKPRSVRELRERLLEKLWTNEEIVDCVIEKLKEYKYLDDEQFARDTALSKLRQKPQGKRRLQQSMSQKKLDKDVVRSAIVEAFEKMPEEDLIDVAIAKRLRLKGKPGTREDTKKFYDHLLRQGFGFDLISEKMASIAKRGSEDDEQDQL from the coding sequence ATGCGACGACGATACACAAAGATCGAGGAAGGCGACCGAAAGGTCTCTGACGTTGAGCGTTCGCGTGAGCGGACGATGAATCGCGCAGTAAAGCTGCTTGCCGCCAAACCGCGTTCGGTCCGTGAGCTTCGGGAACGGTTGTTAGAAAAACTGTGGACCAACGAAGAGATCGTCGATTGCGTGATCGAAAAGCTCAAAGAGTATAAATACCTCGACGACGAACAATTTGCCCGCGACACAGCACTCTCAAAGCTTCGCCAAAAACCGCAAGGCAAACGCCGTTTGCAGCAGTCGATGTCGCAGAAAAAGCTCGATAAAGATGTTGTCCGGAGCGCGATCGTCGAAGCGTTTGAGAAAATGCCTGAGGAAGATCTGATAGATGTCGCGATCGCGAAACGTCTTCGTTTAAAGGGCAAACCGGGAACGCGCGAGGACACAAAGAAATTCTACGACCATCTGCTGCGGCAAGGATTCGGTTTTGATCTGATCAGCGAGAAAATGGCATCGATAGCGAAGCGAGGGAGCGAGGACGATGAGCAAGATCAATTATGA
- the truB gene encoding tRNA pseudouridine(55) synthase TruB, with the protein MNGILIIDKPAGITSHDVVSRVRRILHTKRVGHTGTLDPFATGVMVILVGQATRLAQFLDKDTKDYEAVVRFGFETETGDRTGERKGEGEKRRSGELRVEEIAAVLPRFSGEIVQTPPMYSAKKIDGKKLYELARKGETVERKPVAVTIHELSMSEAPAVAGGSVGEADTICMRVRCSAGTYIRTLAEDIGRKLGVGAHLAELRRTAAGKFSLPQSISLEELAGLEDPAVALIPMNDAVSHLAKFMIPDDRINKTQNGLSTRVFDTEFNNDQPIQMVDAAGQLIAIGFFDAAENVIQPKVVLV; encoded by the coding sequence GTGAACGGCATTCTCATCATCGACAAACCGGCAGGCATCACTTCGCATGATGTAGTGTCGCGCGTTCGACGCATCTTGCACACAAAACGAGTCGGTCACACCGGAACGCTCGATCCGTTTGCGACCGGCGTAATGGTCATCCTTGTCGGCCAGGCGACACGGCTTGCTCAGTTTCTGGATAAGGACACGAAGGATTATGAGGCGGTCGTGAGGTTCGGGTTTGAGACCGAAACCGGCGACCGGACTGGGGAAAGAAAGGGAGAAGGGGAGAAGCGGAGAAGCGGAGAACTAAGAGTTGAAGAGATAGCAGCTGTGTTGCCGAGATTTAGTGGCGAGATAGTGCAAACGCCGCCGATGTATTCGGCAAAAAAGATAGACGGCAAAAAGCTGTACGAGCTTGCCCGAAAGGGCGAGACGGTCGAACGCAAACCTGTTGCGGTCACGATTCACGAACTCTCCATGTCAGAAGCACCTGCGGTAGCGGGCGGATCAGTTGGCGAAGCAGACACGATCTGTATGCGCGTTCGATGTAGCGCGGGAACCTACATCCGCACGCTCGCCGAAGACATTGGAAGAAAGCTCGGCGTGGGCGCACATCTCGCCGAACTTCGGCGGACCGCAGCCGGAAAATTCTCGCTTCCTCAGAGCATTTCGCTCGAAGAACTCGCCGGTCTCGAAGATCCGGCTGTGGCTCTGATACCGATGAACGACGCCGTTTCGCATCTCGCGAAATTCATGATTCCCGATGATCGAATCAACAAAACGCAAAACGGGCTCTCGACGCGAGTATTCGATACAGAATTCAACAACGACCAGCCGATCCAGATGGTCGATGCGGCGGGCCAACTCATCGCGATCGGATTTTTTGACGCGGCGGAAAATGTTATACAGCCAAAGGTCGTTTTGGTATAA
- a CDS encoding alpha/beta hydrolase, whose protein sequence is MKKRNLALAFGGAVGAAVAVKLLTRDATVNWDDVSDKVMHSEHSHFINVDGTRVHYQEFGDAAKPAMVLIHGYTASVYVWKTVAPMLAGEGFHVIAVDLLGFGYSEKPSWFDYSIQSQARMVSRFMNRLGIGKATIVGSSYGGAVALNLTLDNAESVEKLVLVDAVCNDEPKDHPLLKLASLPGVGETLTPFLLDSKAFLRMRMRGTLAKANHAMITNDRIESIRRPLRAADGHRSVLATSRNWSADRLEQDAHLINQPTLIIWGDSDTVIPIKNGYKLHKEILNSRFVILKDCGHVPQEEKSEIFTELVSEFCHDKKGRISREDHEGIQMAP, encoded by the coding sequence ATGAAAAAACGAAATCTGGCATTAGCGTTTGGCGGTGCGGTCGGAGCGGCGGTTGCGGTCAAATTGCTGACGCGCGACGCGACGGTAAACTGGGACGATGTCTCGGACAAGGTCATGCATTCCGAGCATTCGCACTTTATAAATGTCGACGGAACCCGCGTACATTATCAGGAATTTGGCGACGCTGCAAAACCGGCGATGGTCCTGATCCACGGCTACACGGCGTCGGTTTACGTATGGAAAACTGTGGCTCCGATGCTCGCTGGAGAGGGTTTTCATGTCATCGCGGTCGATCTGCTCGGGTTTGGATATTCTGAGAAGCCGTCGTGGTTTGATTACTCGATCCAGTCGCAGGCAAGGATGGTGTCGCGGTTTATGAACCGCCTTGGTATCGGCAAAGCAACGATTGTCGGCAGTTCTTATGGCGGTGCGGTGGCGTTGAACCTTACGCTTGATAATGCCGAGTCGGTCGAAAAACTCGTCCTCGTCGACGCCGTCTGTAATGACGAACCGAAAGATCACCCGCTGTTAAAACTCGCATCCCTGCCCGGCGTTGGCGAGACCCTGACTCCATTTCTGCTTGATTCCAAAGCTTTCCTGCGAATGCGTATGCGAGGCACGCTCGCTAAGGCCAATCACGCGATGATCACCAACGACCGTATCGAATCGATCCGCCGGCCGCTTCGTGCCGCTGACGGCCACCGCTCGGTCCTCGCCACTTCGCGCAACTGGAGCGCCGACCGTCTCGAACAGGACGCTCATCTCATCAACCAACCGACATTGATCATTTGGGGCGACTCGGACACCGTCATCCCGATCAAAAACGGCTACAAACTCCACAAAGAGATTCTAAATTCCCGCTTTGTGATCCTAAAAGACTGCGGCCACGTCCCGCAGGAAGAAAAGAGCGAGATATTTACCGAACTCGTGAGCGAGTTTTGTCACGACAAAAAAGGACGAATCTCACGGGAAGATCACGAAGGTATCCAAATGGCACCATAG
- a CDS encoding aminotransferase class IV, with amino-acid sequence MLLPPPSNILLYGKGVFTTIRIAREEPLFWDKHWTRLGRDSGKVGIDLSEFSETRVFEALKQEIASSGVSDGRARITLVDQRSGNIWPTETEQNTTMWILVGERRPLPSKFRITASPYRLNTFSPLAGIKSCNYLENLMAAEEAKNRGFHEAVRINERAEVTSAAMANVFWLKDGVLYTPSLATGCLAGTTREFILENLDCSEVEAGIEELDLADAIYLTSAGLGIVAVDEFERCKLPNPPHQITKLLTLN; translated from the coding sequence GTGTTATTACCACCACCGAGCAACATTTTACTTTACGGCAAGGGCGTGTTCACCACGATTCGCATCGCTCGCGAAGAACCGTTGTTTTGGGACAAGCATTGGACTAGGCTTGGGCGAGATTCGGGAAAGGTCGGTATCGATCTTTCTGAATTCTCAGAGACGAGAGTTTTCGAGGCATTAAAGCAAGAAATTGCCTCGAGCGGCGTTTCAGATGGCCGGGCTCGGATCACGCTTGTAGATCAGCGATCCGGAAATATTTGGCCCACCGAAACCGAACAGAACACGACGATGTGGATATTGGTTGGGGAGAGGCGTCCGCTGCCGTCGAAGTTCAGAATTACGGCGTCGCCGTATCGTCTCAACACATTTTCGCCGCTCGCGGGCATCAAATCGTGTAATTATCTTGAGAATTTGATGGCTGCTGAGGAGGCAAAGAATCGCGGTTTTCACGAAGCAGTTCGCATTAACGAACGCGCCGAGGTCACATCCGCAGCGATGGCGAATGTGTTTTGGCTAAAAGATGGAGTTTTGTATACGCCGAGCCTTGCGACCGGCTGCCTCGCAGGAACTACGCGGGAATTTATACTCGAAAATCTCGATTGCAGCGAGGTCGAAGCGGGAATTGAAGAATTGGATCTCGCCGATGCGATATATCTGACATCCGCCGGCCTCGGTATCGTCGCGGTCGACGAATTTGAAAGGTGCAAACTCCCAAATCCGCCTCATCAGATCACAAAGCTACTAACTTTGAACTAA